In Rhodospirillaceae bacterium, a single window of DNA contains:
- a CDS encoding biotin--[acetyl-CoA-carboxylase] ligase — protein sequence MTQKLPNFEDIPVIALGCTDSTNREGCRRAEAGAAHGTLLWATEQTAGRGRRGRKWISEPGNLYASLILRPECEAKKATQIAFVAALAVSGFLGEYFSEEKRLQHKWPNDVLVDGRKLAGILAESKMGKGAALEWLVLGVGLNVDSYPEDVEWPAISLREIGGKPAEIAELAEAFGRAFIFWYNTWQKDGFGPIREAWLDRAVGLGAPIRVRLQRETIEGVFTGLDEDGTLLVLKAGETAPFQVTAGDVFPTVVLRNH from the coding sequence ATGACGCAGAAATTACCGAACTTCGAAGACATCCCCGTCATTGCGCTTGGTTGCACCGATAGTACGAATCGCGAAGGCTGCCGGCGCGCCGAAGCGGGGGCCGCGCACGGAACGTTGCTTTGGGCGACGGAGCAGACGGCGGGACGTGGCCGGCGCGGACGAAAATGGATATCGGAGCCGGGAAATTTATATGCCTCGCTCATTTTGCGACCGGAGTGCGAGGCAAAAAAGGCAACCCAGATCGCATTTGTAGCGGCTCTTGCGGTGAGCGGGTTCCTTGGCGAATATTTTTCCGAAGAAAAGCGGCTTCAACACAAATGGCCGAACGATGTGCTGGTTGATGGCCGGAAACTTGCCGGTATCCTGGCTGAATCGAAGATGGGCAAGGGCGCGGCGCTTGAATGGCTGGTTCTTGGGGTTGGCCTTAACGTCGATTCATACCCGGAAGATGTCGAATGGCCGGCGATTTCGCTTCGTGAAATTGGCGGAAAACCGGCGGAAATTGCGGAATTGGCGGAAGCTTTCGGTCGGGCCTTCATCTTTTGGTACAACACATGGCAGAAGGACGGATTCGGGCCCATTCGCGAAGCGTGGCTTGACCGTGCGGTCGGCCTTGGCGCGCCGATACGCGTGCGCCTGCAACGGGAAACCATCGAAGGCGTTTTTACGGGCCTGGATGAAGACGGGACGCTTCTTGTTTTAAAGGCGGGGGAGACGGCCCCATTTCAGGTGACGGCGGGGGATGTGTTCCCGACGGTCGTTTTGAGGAACCACTAA
- a CDS encoding pantothenate kinase: MLLAIDSGNTNIVFAILDGEKIVGEWRSSTNSMRTSDEYAVWLTQLMATVQLQPDNVDAAIIASVVPEALFHLKKLCQDYFACQPMVVGEENTDPGLGVQVDRPEEVGADRLVNAVAAHRLFEGALIVIDFGTATTFDIVDADGTYCGGAIAPGINLSLDALHLTAAKLPRIAICNPXNVIGKTTVHAMQSGVYWGYVALIEGMIARMAKEFGKPMTVVATGGLAALFSGATDCIAHHVPDLTLRGLALXYQQNRH; this comes from the coding sequence ATGCTGCTGGCAATCGATTCCGGCAATACAAATATCGTTTTTGCGATTCTCGACGGCGAAAAAATCGTCGGCGAATGGCGCAGCTCGACAAATTCGATGCGAACGTCCGACGAATATGCCGTGTGGTTAACGCAATTGATGGCGACGGTGCAATTGCAGCCAGATAATGTGGACGCGGCAATCATCGCTTCGGTGGTGCCGGAGGCGCTTTTTCACCTGAAGAAACTTTGCCAGGATTATTTTGCCTGCCAGCCGATGGTCGTGGGCGAAGAGAACACCGATCCTGGGTTAGGGGTGCAGGTGGACCGGCCGGAGGAAGTCGGCGCCGACCGTCTTGTCAACGCCGTGGCCGCGCATCGGCTTTTTGAAGGGGCCTTGATCGTCATCGATTTTGGCACGGCAACCACCTTTGATATTGTGGATGCGGACGGTACCTATTGTGGCGGTGCCATCGCGCCGGGCATCAACCTTTCCCTTGACGCGTTACATCTAACGGCGGCAAAACTTCCGCGCATCGCCATTTGCAATCCTKGGAATGTCATCGGCAAGACGACGGTGCACGCGATGCAATCGGGGGTCTATTGGGGATATGTCGCGTTAATCGAAGGCATGATCGCCCGCATGGCGAAAGAATTCGGCAAACCGATGACGGTGGTGGCGACCGGTGGTCTGGCCGCGCTGTTTTCCGGCGCGACGGATTGCATTGCACATCATGTACCAGACCTTACCCTGCGGGGATTAGCGTTGRTCTATCAACAAAACCGCCATTGA
- a CDS encoding MBL fold hydrolase, translating into MPFKNKKTDALFYLPLGGAGEIGMNCYLYGYGGKWLMVDLGVTFGEDGTPGIDVVMPDLSFIEEHVDDLVGLVLTHGHEDHLGAVAYLWPRLRCPVYATPFTAALLRRKLAEAGLEGEVPLHEISLNGNVVLPPFDVTYVTLTHSIPEPNALAIRTPLGLVLHSGDWKLDPDPLIGAPTDETALRLLGEEGVLAMTNDSTNVFVEGTSGSEGELVGQLSELIGSFSNRVAVACFATNLARLKSICAAAKANGRAVALAGRSLWRVNDIARETGLFEDLPPFLDDEAAAHMPKDQVVIICTGSQGEPRAALSRIVRGGHRHICLEAGDAVIFSSRVIPGNEKAIASLQNELVRNGVEVVTAEDHDVHVSGHPARDELREMYGWVRPRFAIPMHGEARHLKAHVELAESCQVRKACYVENGGLLKITAESAEIVDTVPTGRLGLDGKRLVFLRTATIKSREAMYLDGLIVATVVLDRSGALISAPMVTAPGLLDQETDAEMLKEAGIRVGEALDALSKAERGDEELLTRTVFLAARRYLRDISGKKSKVEVHLMRLDEALR; encoded by the coding sequence ATGCCCTTTAAAAATAAAAAAACAGACGCGCTTTTCTATTTGCCCCTTGGCGGTGCCGGTGAGATCGGCATGAACTGCTATCTCTATGGCTATGGCGGCAAATGGCTGATGGTCGATCTTGGCGTAACCTTCGGCGAGGACGGTACGCCGGGGATCGATGTTGTGATGCCGGATTTATCCTTTATCGAAGAACATGTGGACGACCTGGTTGGACTGGTGCTGACCCATGGCCATGAAGATCATTTGGGGGCTGTCGCCTATTTGTGGCCAAGGCTGCGCTGTCCGGTTTATGCGACGCCCTTTACGGCGGCCTTGCTCCGCCGCAAGCTTGCCGAGGCGGGCCTTGAAGGCGAGGTGCCGCTTCACGAAATTTCTCTGAACGGAAACGTGGTCCTGCCTCCCTTCGATGTGACCTACGTGACCCTGACCCACTCGATCCCCGAGCCGAACGCGCTCGCCATCCGCACCCCCCTCGGCCTCGTTTTGCACAGTGGCGATTGGAAGCTGGATCCGGACCCTTTGATCGGCGCACCGACGGACGAAACCGCCTTGCGGCTTTTGGGAGAGGAGGGGGTGCTTGCGATGACGAACGATTCGACGAACGTCTTCGTCGAAGGTACGTCCGGGTCGGAAGGAGAACTTGTAGGGCAGCTTTCGGAATTGATCGGATCTTTTTCCAATCGCGTCGCTGTTGCGTGTTTTGCAACGAATCTGGCGCGTCTGAAATCGATATGTGCCGCAGCAAAGGCAAATGGCCGCGCTGTGGCGCTTGCTGGCCGCTCGCTTTGGCGGGTGAACGATATTGCGCGTGAAACGGGCCTGTTTGAGGACTTGCCGCCCTTTCTTGACGATGAAGCTGCGGCCCACATGCCGAAGGATCAAGTCGTGATTATCTGCACCGGCTCTCAAGGGGAGCCGCGCGCCGCCCTCTCCCGGATCGTGAGAGGCGGGCATCGGCATATCTGCCTTGAGGCGGGCGACGCCGTTATCTTCTCCTCGCGAGTTATTCCGGGAAACGAGAAGGCTATCGCCAGCCTTCAGAACGAATTGGTTCGCAATGGGGTCGAGGTCGTAACGGCAGAGGATCACGATGTGCACGTTTCCGGCCACCCGGCGCGTGACGAGCTTCGGGAAATGTATGGGTGGGTGCGGCCGCGCTTCGCCATTCCGATGCATGGGGAAGCGCGTCATCTGAAAGCCCATGTTGAACTTGCCGAATCCTGTCAGGTGCGAAAAGCATGCTATGTGGAAAATGGCGGGCTTTTGAAAATTACGGCGGAGAGTGCTGAAATTGTCGATACGGTACCGACAGGCCGCCTTGGGCTTGACGGCAAACGACTGGTTTTTCTCCGGACCGCGACAATAAAATCTCGAGAGGCGATGTATCTCGATGGCCTGATTGTGGCGACTGTGGTGCTGGATCGGAGCGGGGCCCTGATCTCGGCGCCGATGGTCACGGCACCGGGGCTTCTGGACCAGGAAACCGACGCAGAAATGCTAAAAGAGGCGGGAATTCGCGTGGGTGAGGCTCTGGACGCGCTTTCGAAGGCGGAGCGAGGGGACGAGGAACTGCTTACGCGCACGGTCTTTCTGGCAGCAAGGCGCTACCTTCGGGATATCAGTGGCAAAAAATCGAAAGTCGAAGTTCATCTGATGCGCCTTGACGAAGCTTTGCGCTAG
- the mce gene encoding methylmalonyl-CoA epimerase: MIEKLNHVAIVVPDLEAASRLYREMLGATVSEPKDMPANGVTTVFVRLSNTDIELLHPLGANSPVASFLERNPAGGIHHLCYEVEDILAARDRLKAEGARVLGDGEPKVGAHGKPTLFLHPKDFCGTLVELEEA, encoded by the coding sequence ATGATCGAAAAGCTGAACCATGTGGCGATTGTTGTCCCCGATCTGGAGGCTGCCTCCAGGCTGTACCGGGAGATGCTGGGGGCTACGGTCTCCGAGCCCAAGGACATGCCGGCAAACGGGGTTACGACCGTTTTTGTTCGGCTTTCGAACACCGACATTGAGCTTCTGCATCCCCTGGGTGCGAATTCGCCGGTGGCGAGTTTCCTTGAACGCAATCCAGCCGGCGGCATTCACCATCTGTGTTATGAGGTCGAGGATATCCTGGCCGCCCGCGATCGCCTGAAGGCGGAGGGCGCGCGCGTCCTCGGCGATGGCGAACCAAAGGTCGGGGCACATGGGAAACCCACCCTCTTTTTGCATCCAAAAGATTTTTGCGGCACGTTGGTCGAACTCGAAGAGGCATAA
- a CDS encoding DNA-3-methyladenine glycosylase — protein MAASYCEIAKDHPVHGPFHDCEHGFPLGEDAAFFERLCLEINQAGLSWLTVLKKREAFQNAYRGFDIDRVAGFASDDIDRLMGDAGIIRNRRKIEAAIENARRLQVLRKANGTFAVWLDSQGSQSLGEWIGIFRKTFVFTGKEIVNEFLTGTGYLPGAHDLSCPVYRLVLEKKPPWTRWHAG, from the coding sequence ATGGCGGCAAGCTATTGCGAAATTGCGAAGGACCATCCCGTCCATGGCCCTTTCCATGACTGCGAACATGGCTTCCCGTTAGGGGAAGATGCGGCTTTTTTCGAGCGCCTCTGCCTTGAGATCAATCAGGCGGGCCTTTCCTGGCTAACGGTTTTAAAGAAACGCGAAGCCTTTCAGAATGCCTATCGGGGCTTTGACATTGATCGGGTGGCCGGATTTGCCTCGGACGACATTGACCGGCTTATGGGCGATGCCGGCATTATCCGCAATCGGCGAAAGATCGAGGCGGCGATCGAAAACGCCCGCCGTCTTCAGGTGCTACGCAAGGCAAATGGCACATTCGCGGTCTGGCTTGATTCCCAAGGTTCGCAATCCCTGGGAGAGTGGATAGGAATTTTTCGTAAGACTTTCGTCTTTACCGGCAAGGAAATCGTCAATGAATTCTTGACCGGCACTGGCTATCTGCCTGGCGCGCATGACCTGTCCTGTCCAGTTTATCGGCTTGTTCTGGAAAAGAAGCCCCCATGGACACGGTGGCATGCCGGTTAA
- a CDS encoding proline--tRNA ligase: MHLSRYFLPTLKETPAEAQVVSHRLSLRAGLVRQTSAGIYAWLPLGLRVLKKVEQIVREEQDRAGCQEVLMPTVQPAELWRESGRYDDYGKEMLRFSDRHGREMLYGPTNEEMITEIFRHHVKSYRDLPKNLYQIQWKFRDEVRPRFGIMRGREFLMKDNYSFDCDFEGAKRSYENMHATYLRTFARMGLQAIAVRADPGAIGGSLSQEFHVLAETGESKIFYDVALDAIDAGDIEGARALYACAEEKHNPAACDVPRDRLREARGIEVGHIFYFGTKYSKAMNATVTGANGEEIVVEMGSYGIGVSRLVGAIIEACHDEKGIVWPEAVAPFNVGLVNLRVGDEACTSAADGIYEKLRNAGVEVLYDDRKERPGVKFATMELIGLPWQLVVGPRGIAAGVVELKRRDSGESEELSIDAALAQLVG; this comes from the coding sequence ATGCATTTATCCCGCTATTTTCTTCCGACCCTGAAAGAGACGCCCGCCGAGGCGCAGGTGGTTTCACACCGGCTTAGCCTTCGGGCCGGCCTGGTTCGCCAGACGAGCGCCGGGATCTATGCCTGGCTTCCTCTTGGCCTGCGGGTTCTCAAAAAAGTTGAACAAATCGTGCGGGAAGAACAGGACCGGGCCGGGTGTCAGGAGGTTCTGATGCCGACGGTGCAACCGGCGGAGCTGTGGCGGGAAAGTGGCCGTTACGACGATTACGGCAAGGAAATGCTGCGTTTCTCAGATCGTCATGGGCGCGAGATGCTCTATGGGCCGACGAACGAGGAAATGATTACGGAGATTTTCCGGCACCACGTCAAAAGTTATCGCGATCTGCCGAAGAACCTTTATCAGATTCAATGGAAATTCCGCGACGAAGTGCGCCCACGCTTTGGCATCATGCGTGGCCGCGAATTTCTGATGAAGGACAATTATTCCTTCGATTGTGATTTTGAAGGTGCGAAGCGATCCTATGAAAATATGCACGCCACCTATTTGCGGACATTCGCCAGAATGGGGCTTCAGGCAATTGCCGTGCGCGCCGATCCGGGTGCCATCGGCGGCAGTTTAAGCCAGGAATTCCATGTTTTGGCAGAGACGGGCGAGAGCAAGATTTTCTATGACGTCGCGCTGGATGCCATCGATGCCGGTGACATTGAAGGCGCGCGCGCGCTTTACGCCTGTGCCGAGGAAAAACACAACCCGGCGGCGTGTGATGTGCCGCGCGATCGCCTGCGCGAAGCGCGTGGCATCGAGGTCGGCCATATCTTTTATTTCGGCACGAAATATTCCAAGGCGATGAATGCGACCGTGACCGGAGCAAATGGCGAAGAAATCGTCGTTGAAATGGGTTCCTACGGCATTGGTGTTTCGCGACTGGTCGGCGCCATCATCGAGGCATGTCATGATGAAAAGGGGATCGTTTGGCCGGAAGCGGTGGCCCCATTCAATGTCGGCCTTGTGAACTTACGGGTCGGGGATGAGGCATGTACGTCTGCGGCGGATGGGATTTATGAAAAACTTCGGAACGCCGGTGTCGAGGTTCTTTATGACGACCGTAAAGAAAGACCCGGCGTAAAATTCGCGACGATGGAGCTTATCGGTCTTCCCTGGCAACTCGTCGTAGGGCCGCGCGGGATTGCCGCCGGGGTTGTAGAACTCAAGCGCCGCGACAGTGGCGAAAGCGAAGAACTTTCCATTGATGCGGCGCTTGCGCAGCTCGTGGGTTGA
- a CDS encoding lipoprotein-releasing system transmembrane subunit LolC, whose amino-acid sequence MFSPFERMVAGRYLRARRKEGFISIIAGFSLLGIALGVATLIVVMSVMGGFREELLTRILGLNGHLSVYGMGTPLDDFDALKDKLLTVEGVEMAAPLIEGQVMVTANGVARGAMVHGLRRNDLLARKIVAENIQEGSFDSYGDGDTIVLGKRLADRMGLNVGDSLTLISPQGNTTVFGTVPRTRSYILGATFEVGMFEYDSAFIFMPLEAAQLFFRLKNKVSGIEVMLTDPDQVDAIGRRIVEAAGEGKRIYNWQQANASFFNAIQVERNVMFLILTLIVVVAAFNIISSLIMLVKDKGQDIAILRTMGATRGMIMRIFFLCGAGVGVTGTLLGFALGLAFTLNIETIRVWLEGLTGTDLFAAEIYFLAHLPVKIDWMEVMAILLMGLGLSVLATLYPSWRAARLDPIEALRYE is encoded by the coding sequence ATGTTCTCTCCCTTTGAACGGATGGTGGCCGGACGTTATTTGCGGGCACGACGCAAAGAAGGGTTTATTTCGATCATTGCCGGGTTTTCGTTGCTGGGCATCGCCCTGGGCGTGGCGACGTTGATTGTCGTGATGTCCGTTATGGGAGGGTTTCGCGAAGAATTGCTGACCCGGATTCTGGGGCTGAACGGGCATCTCAGCGTTTATGGCATGGGGACGCCGTTAGACGATTTCGACGCGTTGAAAGACAAGCTGCTCACCGTCGAGGGTGTCGAAATGGCGGCACCACTGATCGAAGGCCAGGTCATGGTTACGGCGAACGGCGTTGCCCGTGGTGCCATGGTCCATGGGCTTAGGCGTAATGACCTGCTTGCCCGAAAGATTGTGGCCGAGAACATTCAGGAGGGAAGTTTTGATTCCTATGGCGATGGCGACACGATCGTTCTAGGCAAACGCCTGGCCGACAGGATGGGTTTGAACGTTGGCGATAGCCTCACCCTGATTTCCCCACAAGGGAACACGACTGTTTTCGGCACCGTGCCGCGCACACGCAGCTATATTCTTGGTGCAACCTTCGAAGTTGGCATGTTCGAATATGACAGCGCCTTTATCTTCATGCCGCTTGAAGCCGCGCAGCTGTTTTTCCGCTTAAAAAACAAGGTGTCCGGCATCGAGGTCATGCTCACCGATCCGGACCAGGTTGATGCTATTGGCCGTCGCATTGTCGAGGCGGCGGGCGAGGGCAAGCGCATCTACAATTGGCAGCAGGCAAATGCCAGCTTCTTTAATGCCATTCAGGTTGAACGGAATGTCATGTTTCTCATTCTGACCCTTATCGTTGTGGTCGCCGCCTTTAACATCATTTCCAGTCTGATCATGCTGGTGAAGGACAAGGGCCAGGACATCGCGATCCTGCGTACGATGGGGGCGACGCGTGGCATGATTATGCGGATATTCTTTCTTTGCGGTGCCGGGGTTGGGGTGACGGGGACACTTCTTGGCTTTGCCCTGGGGCTTGCCTTCACGCTGAACATCGAAACGATCCGTGTTTGGCTGGAGGGGCTTACCGGGACCGATCTGTTCGCCGCCGAAATTTATTTTCTTGCGCATTTGCCCGTAAAAATTGATTGGATGGAGGTGATGGCCATCCTGTTGATGGGGCTAGGCCTTTCAGTTTTGGCGACGCTCTATCCATCCTGGCGGGCGGCGCGGCTGGACCCGATTGAGGCGCTTCGCTATGAGTGA
- a CDS encoding ABC transporter, with protein sequence MSEAVLRLDAVMRSYVQGGVRLDVLCDMSLDVKPGEIVALLGPSGAGKSTLLHIAGLLERPNAGEVWIKGRACGRLSDSARTEARRRDVGFVYQFHHLLPEFSALENVALPQMIAGVHRQTAMDQAMELLETLGLGARVTHRPSELSGGEQQRVAIARAVANRPAILLADEPTGNLDQKTADAVFEEIVALARKTGLAALVATHNLELAGRMDRTLSIQDGGIVGN encoded by the coding sequence ATGAGTGAGGCGGTCCTTCGTCTGGATGCTGTCATGCGAAGCTACGTTCAGGGGGGCGTGCGCCTCGATGTGCTTTGCGACATGTCCCTGGACGTGAAGCCGGGTGAGATCGTCGCGCTTCTTGGACCTTCTGGTGCGGGGAAATCGACGCTTTTGCACATTGCCGGGCTTCTCGAACGGCCCAATGCCGGCGAGGTGTGGATAAAGGGACGGGCCTGCGGCCGCCTTTCCGATTCAGCCCGGACGGAAGCCAGGCGTCGGGATGTTGGGTTTGTTTATCAATTTCATCATTTGCTTCCGGAATTTTCGGCACTTGAAAACGTCGCCTTGCCGCAGATGATTGCCGGCGTTCACCGTCAAACAGCAATGGATCAGGCGATGGAACTTCTTGAAACCCTTGGCCTTGGCGCGCGCGTTACGCACCGTCCGTCCGAACTTTCCGGCGGCGAGCAGCAACGCGTTGCTATTGCCCGTGCCGTGGCCAATCGTCCGGCCATTCTGTTGGCGGATGAGCCGACCGGAAATCTTGATCAGAAGACGGCGGATGCGGTTTTCGAAGAAATCGTCGCTCTTGCTCGCAAGACGGGTCTGGCGGCGCTGGTGGCGACCCATAATCTGGAACTGGCTGGGCGCATGGACCGCACGCTTTCCATTCAGGATGGCGGCATTGTTGGAAATTGA
- a CDS encoding DNA polymerase III subunit alpha, whose product MPIASFVHLRVHSAYSLLEGALKIPALVKRCRDERMPAVAVTDTNNLFGALEFATTAAESGIQPILGCQISLADETEKGSEKHGQARDSIVLLVQSKAGYRSLMQLVSGAYLQSASETAPCVTLEDLEATSEGLIALTGGSKGALGRLLLDGQETAAEALLLRLAKIFPSRLYIEIQRHGMVEEDATEAGFLDLAYRHDLPLVATNEVFFSDKTMFEAHDTLLCVAEGVQVSNANRRRVTPEHRFKSADEMRTLFADLPEAVDNTLVIARRCAFLLEARSPFLPAFPTSSEESETEALRTQAEAGLETRLATQVLTPEMDAEEKAYLAKRYRERLDYELDVINRMGYPGYFLIVADFIQWAKREGIPVGPGRGSGAGSVVAWSLTITDIDPLRFGLLFERFLNPERISMPDFDIDFCQERRDEVISYVQKKYGYDRVAQIITFGTLQARAALRDVGRALGMPYGQVDRLCKLVPFNPANPVHLKEAIKGEPRLKALRDEDPTTARLLDIAMKLEGLYRHASTHAAGVVIADRPLVELIPLYRDPRSDMPVTQFSMKYVEKAGLVKFDFLGLKTLTVIARTLELLKKRDVEIDISLVPLDDKKTYEMFAVGDTIGVFQLESSGMRDVLKRMQPDCFEDIIALVALYRPGPMDNIPRYISCKHGREKPDYLHPLLEGILKETFGVIIYQEQVMQIAQVLSGFTLGSADILRRAMGKKIKAEMKAQRQHFIDGAVAKGVAEKKAADIFVHVDKFAGYGFNKSHAAAYAFVAYQTAYLKANYPVEFMAALMSFDMNNTDKLSGLWQELTHLDIALLPPDVNRSEAAFVVETTEAGDAAIRYALAALKNVGAQAMEHLVGERTKNGPFRDIYDFASRLDPRMMHKRQFESLVQAGAFDALCENRAQVFAGIESLTGYANAIQQARVSRQTSLFQESKEAPPNFLPNVTEWEMMERLRREYAAVGFYLSAHPLDAYARVLERLQVVAAIDLSDRLANGTVVRVLLAGTVIGKQERTSAKGNRFAFVQLSDSSGAYEILIFSDLLVNAGELLESGMPLLITVDAKMEGETIRLAAQKIEALDKVATVTGGKIAIFLRDSSPLDGLNELILNEKSGRGVVLLVFPLGDETEVEMRIPGHFALTVRTREAIRRLPGIVEVRES is encoded by the coding sequence ATGCCAATTGCCAGCTTCGTTCATCTGCGCGTTCATAGCGCCTATTCGCTTCTCGAAGGCGCGCTTAAAATTCCAGCGCTTGTCAAGCGTTGCCGCGATGAACGGATGCCTGCCGTCGCCGTTACGGATACGAACAACCTTTTTGGGGCCCTTGAATTTGCGACCACCGCTGCGGAATCGGGTATCCAGCCGATTCTCGGCTGCCAAATTTCCCTGGCCGATGAAACGGAGAAGGGTTCAGAAAAACATGGGCAGGCGCGTGACAGCATCGTTCTTCTTGTGCAAAGCAAGGCGGGCTATCGCAGCCTGATGCAGCTGGTAAGCGGGGCGTATCTTCAATCAGCGTCTGAGACGGCCCCCTGTGTGACACTTGAAGATCTTGAAGCCACAAGCGAGGGGTTAATCGCCCTTACCGGTGGTTCGAAAGGTGCCCTTGGGCGTCTTCTTCTCGATGGCCAGGAGACGGCAGCAGAAGCACTCTTGCTTCGCCTGGCAAAAATTTTTCCATCTCGGCTTTATATCGAAATTCAGCGTCACGGCATGGTGGAAGAAGACGCGACGGAAGCCGGTTTTCTTGACCTTGCCTATCGGCACGATCTTCCTCTGGTGGCAACAAACGAGGTCTTTTTTTCGGACAAAACCATGTTTGAGGCCCATGACACGCTTCTCTGCGTGGCCGAAGGCGTTCAGGTTTCGAATGCCAACCGCCGCAGAGTAACGCCCGAGCATCGTTTCAAATCCGCCGACGAAATGCGGACTCTTTTCGCAGACCTTCCCGAAGCGGTCGACAACACCCTGGTCATCGCCAGACGGTGTGCCTTTTTGCTGGAGGCGCGGTCGCCTTTCCTGCCGGCCTTTCCGACGTCGTCTGAAGAAAGCGAGACGGAGGCGCTGCGCACGCAGGCCGAGGCCGGATTGGAAACGCGGCTTGCTACCCAGGTTTTGACGCCGGAAATGGACGCGGAAGAGAAAGCGTATCTGGCTAAGCGTTACCGGGAACGTCTTGATTACGAACTCGATGTTATTAACCGGATGGGTTATCCCGGCTATTTCCTTATCGTTGCCGATTTTATCCAATGGGCGAAACGCGAAGGCATCCCGGTGGGGCCGGGGCGTGGGTCCGGGGCGGGGTCTGTCGTTGCATGGTCTCTTACGATCACGGACATTGACCCGCTGCGCTTTGGGCTGCTTTTCGAGCGATTTCTGAACCCGGAACGCATCTCGATGCCTGACTTTGACATCGATTTCTGTCAGGAGCGGCGCGACGAGGTGATTTCCTATGTTCAAAAAAAATACGGATATGACCGCGTAGCTCAAATCATCACGTTCGGAACCTTGCAGGCGCGGGCCGCGCTGCGTGACGTTGGGCGTGCGCTTGGCATGCCGTATGGGCAGGTGGACCGGCTTTGTAAACTGGTGCCTTTCAACCCGGCCAACCCGGTCCATCTCAAAGAAGCGATTAAAGGGGAGCCCCGCCTGAAGGCGTTGCGCGATGAGGACCCCACAACCGCGCGTTTGCTTGATATCGCCATGAAGCTGGAAGGGCTTTACCGCCATGCTTCGACCCATGCTGCGGGCGTTGTCATCGCCGACCGTCCGCTAGTCGAGCTCATTCCCCTTTATCGGGATCCTCGTTCCGATATGCCGGTGACGCAGTTTTCGATGAAATATGTCGAAAAGGCGGGGCTTGTAAAATTCGATTTTCTTGGCCTGAAGACTCTGACCGTTATCGCGCGCACGCTGGAGCTTCTGAAAAAACGGGATGTGGAGATTGATATCTCCCTGGTGCCGCTTGACGATAAAAAAACCTACGAGATGTTTGCTGTTGGTGACACGATTGGTGTATTCCAGTTGGAAAGTTCGGGTATGCGGGACGTGCTCAAGCGCATGCAGCCGGACTGCTTCGAGGACATTATTGCGCTTGTCGCGCTTTATCGTCCCGGCCCGATGGACAACATCCCCCGTTACATTTCCTGTAAGCACGGACGCGAGAAGCCGGATTACCTGCACCCGCTTCTTGAAGGCATCCTGAAAGAGACCTTTGGTGTCATTATTTATCAGGAACAGGTGATGCAGATTGCCCAGGTGCTTTCGGGCTTCACCTTGGGCTCTGCCGATATTTTGCGCCGGGCCATGGGGAAGAAAATCAAGGCCGAGATGAAAGCCCAACGGCAGCATTTCATCGATGGCGCGGTGGCGAAGGGCGTTGCGGAGAAGAAGGCTGCCGATATTTTTGTTCATGTAGATAAATTTGCCGGCTATGGCTTTAACAAGTCGCATGCGGCGGCTTATGCGTTCGTCGCTTATCAAACAGCGTATCTAAAGGCGAATTACCCCGTTGAGTTTATGGCGGCGCTGATGTCGTTTGACATGAACAACACGGACAAACTAAGTGGGCTTTGGCAGGAGCTGACGCATCTCGATATTGCGTTGCTACCGCCCGACGTTAATCGTTCCGAGGCAGCTTTTGTGGTCGAAACGACAGAAGCGGGGGACGCTGCAATCCGCTATGCGCTGGCGGCGTTGAAAAATGTCGGTGCCCAGGCCATGGAGCATCTTGTCGGTGAGCGCACCAAAAACGGGCCTTTCCGGGATATTTATGATTTCGCTTCCCGGCTGGACCCACGCATGATGCACAAACGTCAGTTTGAAAGCCTGGTCCAGGCTGGGGCTTTCGATGCGCTGTGTGAGAACCGGGCCCAGGTTTTTGCCGGCATCGAGTCATTGACGGGCTATGCAAACGCTATCCAACAGGCGCGCGTCAGCCGGCAAACGAGTCTTTTCCAGGAGAGCAAGGAAGCGCCCCCCAATTTCCTTCCCAACGTCACGGAATGGGAAATGATGGAGCGCCTACGCCGAGAGTACGCTGCCGTCGGCTTTTACCTTTCGGCACATCCTCTGGATGCGTATGCGCGTGTGTTGGAACGGTTGCAGGTGGTCGCAGCAATCGATCTTTCCGACCGTTTGGCGAATGGCACGGTGGTGCGTGTGCTGCTCGCGGGAACGGTGATTGGCAAGCAGGAACGCACTTCTGCCAAGGGAAATCGCTTTGCTTTCGTGCAGCTATCGGATTCGAGCGGTGCTTATGAAATTCTTATTTTTTCGGACTTGCTGGTAAATGCGGGCGAGCTTCTCGAATCCGGCATGCCGCTTCTGATTACGGTGGACGCCAAGATGGAGGGGGAGACCATTCGCCTGGCCGCTCAAAAAATCGAGGCGTTGGACAAAGTGGCCACCGTCACCGGCGGCAAGATCGCGATTTTCCTGCGCGATTCCAGCCCCCTGGATGGGCTTAATGAATTGATTTTAAATGAGAAGTCTGGCCGGGGTGTTGTTTTGCTGGTCTTTCCGCTTGGCGATGAAACCGAGGTTGAGATGCGGATTCCGGGTCACTTCGCCCTCACAGTGAGGACCCGCGAAGCGATCCGGCGCCTTCCGGGCATTGTCGAGGTTCGAGAAAGCTAG